The bacterium genome includes a region encoding these proteins:
- a CDS encoding DUF3108 domain-containing protein, whose product MNWLTRWRRPSFVAGGLLLLGGLAVLTVLAYQGSLQRGLELWTEGRAGEALAEFRRQEAQGEELARLNRLIAEGEVAREERGPESRRSLLRVSDALATLAPRSPYKTTALYQAGRMALAGGDRARGLKLLETAYRQQPKNQAIANLLLETLLSSDDHKRLRETARHHLEQRPDNPLAWYAQGEAERRAGQDRRALASWNRGLALFPLRPMLESAIVLAQAQGQGDQARDWLLILRLRYQTASDGRPLEAWCVAKGLHDVWAALPADREAGRYAVAFPEFFPPGRQWTYKVRYGIIPLGQLVVGVRGREEVRRGAGVHEAMRVYYKIDSNPAYRMIIDLHDVYESLIPTHCLHSLEFKAMGREGEDRNNRIYIFDVDSQRVTVRGFRPNGEIFREELPLANQVFDGLSLLFAARRQVRDGRFGPVLTFVDEEVRRTVIRRKGCSQAKVLGRMQPVVEIHGQADYRGIAGLTGEFWGQFSDDQEALPLTARFQIKLGKITLELDEVADVR is encoded by the coding sequence TGACCCGCTGGCGCCGGCCCTCTTTTGTGGCGGGCGGCCTGCTGCTCCTGGGCGGTCTTGCCGTCCTGACCGTCCTGGCCTACCAGGGATCCCTCCAGCGCGGGCTGGAGCTGTGGACGGAGGGGCGGGCCGGGGAGGCCCTGGCCGAGTTCCGCCGCCAGGAGGCGCAGGGCGAAGAGCTGGCCCGCCTCAACCGGCTCATCGCCGAAGGCGAGGTCGCCCGCGAGGAGCGCGGTCCCGAGAGCCGCCGCTCCCTGCTGCGCGTCTCGGACGCCCTCGCCACCCTGGCGCCACGCTCTCCCTACAAAACGACGGCCCTCTACCAGGCGGGCCGGATGGCCCTGGCCGGCGGCGACCGCGCCCGCGGCCTCAAGCTGCTGGAGACGGCCTATCGTCAGCAGCCCAAGAACCAGGCCATTGCCAACCTCCTGCTCGAGACGCTGCTGTCCAGCGACGATCACAAACGCCTGCGGGAGACGGCCCGCCATCATCTGGAGCAGCGCCCGGACAATCCACTGGCCTGGTATGCCCAGGGGGAGGCGGAACGGCGCGCTGGCCAGGACCGCCGTGCCCTGGCCAGCTGGAACCGAGGCCTGGCCCTCTTTCCCCTGCGGCCCATGCTGGAGTCCGCCATTGTCCTGGCCCAGGCCCAGGGACAGGGTGACCAGGCCAGGGACTGGCTGCTGATCCTGCGCCTGCGCTACCAGACGGCCTCCGACGGGCGCCCGCTGGAGGCTTGGTGCGTGGCGAAAGGCCTGCACGATGTGTGGGCCGCCCTGCCCGCCGACCGGGAGGCGGGCCGCTATGCCGTCGCCTTCCCCGAGTTCTTCCCGCCGGGCCGCCAGTGGACTTACAAGGTGCGCTACGGCATCATTCCCCTTGGGCAACTGGTGGTGGGCGTCCGCGGCCGGGAGGAGGTCCGCCGGGGCGCGGGGGTCCACGAGGCGATGCGCGTCTACTACAAGATCGACAGCAACCCCGCCTACCGCATGATCATCGACCTCCATGACGTCTATGAATCGCTCATTCCGACCCACTGCCTGCACAGCCTGGAGTTCAAAGCGATGGGGCGCGAGGGGGAGGATCGCAACAACCGCATCTACATCTTCGACGTGGACTCCCAACGGGTGACGGTGCGGGGTTTCCGCCCCAATGGGGAGATCTTCCGTGAGGAGCTGCCCCTGGCCAACCAGGTCTTCGACGGCCTCTCGCTGCTCTTCGCGGCGCGCCGGCAGGTGCGGGACGGCCGCTTCGGCCCAGTGCTGACCTTCGTGGACGAGGAGGTGCGCCGCACGGTGATCCGCCGCAAAGGCTGCAGCCAGGCCAAGGTCCTGGGCCGCATGCAGCCGGTGGTGGAGATCCACGGGCAAGCCGATTATCGGGGCATCGCCGGACTGACGGGGGAGTTCTGGGGGCAGTTCAGTGATGACCAGGAGGCCTTGCCCCTCACGGCACGCTTCCAGATCAAGCTGGGGAAGATCACCCTGGAATTGGACGAGGTGGCCGATGTCCGTTGA
- a CDS encoding adenylyltransferase/cytidyltransferase family protein — MSVEVAPSPLSLEGALAWREDLRLTGRRLVFTNGVFDLLHAGHAAYLAEARALGDALLVGLNSDRSARGLGKGPERPLMPEADRALLLLSLRSVDAVVLFDEATPHELICLLRPDVLAKGEDYALDQIVGAAEVLSWGGRVERLPLLPGRSTTVLVERLRRLLGRPIDS; from the coding sequence ATGTCCGTTGAGGTGGCGCCATCCCCCCTCAGCCTGGAGGGTGCACTCGCCTGGCGGGAGGACCTGCGCCTCACGGGGCGCCGGCTGGTCTTCACCAACGGCGTCTTCGACCTCCTGCATGCCGGTCACGCCGCCTACCTGGCCGAGGCCCGCGCCCTGGGCGACGCCCTGCTTGTCGGCCTCAACAGCGACCGCTCCGCCCGGGGGCTGGGCAAAGGCCCGGAGCGGCCGCTCATGCCGGAGGCGGACCGCGCCCTGCTCCTTCTTTCCCTGCGCTCGGTGGACGCCGTGGTGCTCTTCGACGAAGCAACGCCCCATGAGCTCATCTGCCTGCTGCGGCCGGACGTGCTGGCCAAAGGGGAGGACTACGCCCTGGATCAGATTGTGGGTGCCGCCGAGGTCTTGTCCTGGGGCGGCCGGGTGGAACGCCTGCCCCTGCTGCCGGGGCGCAGCACCACGGTCCTGGTGGAGCGGTTGCGCCGCCTGCTGGGCCGCCCGATCGATTCCTGA